From one Asterias amurensis chromosome 10, ASM3211899v1 genomic stretch:
- the LOC139942577 gene encoding uncharacterized protein yields the protein MESGARWEPLVCVYCPLKAGSIDGTDTRPHDRAVERAIKAIYKPNKKVQGDPECTLFIGRLDTMTSEDQLNKIFSKYGDIVRLRLVRDIVTGMSKQYAFIEYSKHRYAMRARIEANHMALDGRDLLVDWECERTLSKWIPRRLGGGFGGRKESGQLRFGGTDRPHRKPIIVSQQHHSRGEVLDRGNERWRERHPDRYRDDRSTGYRAMSRHRRKGDDRDGGSYYDRHRGGHEERSTHRDRDRNRGEHEGRFAHTDRDKDTHRGGHGERSPHRDRDGDRDRGEHGERSPHRHRDRDRDRGEHGERSPHRHRDGDRDKGEHGERSPHRDRGEHGERSPHRHRDGDRDRGEHGERSAHTDRDKDRHKERSRSNTEQSTVAGGNDVSNSNIKTESECVVNGPRLLNSRNTLDPDIKIKQEKD from the exons ATGGAGTCTGGTGCCCGATGGGAGCCTCTTGTTTGTGTATACTGTCCGCTGAAAGCTGGGAGCATTGATGGTACAGATACTAGACCTCATGATAGAGCAGTTGAAAGAGCCATCAAG GCTATCTACAAGCCCAATAAGAAAGTACAAGGTGACCCAGAGTGTACACTTTTCATTGGGAGGCTAGATACAATGACATCTGAAGACCAACTCAATAAG ATCTTCTCCAAGTATGGTGACATCGTTAGATTACGCTTAGTCCGAGACATAGTGACTGGGATGTCCAAACAGTATGCCTTCATTGAGTACAGTAAGCACAGGTATGCAATGAGAGCTCGGATTGAGGCCAATCACATGGCGCTAGATGGACGGGATCTACTAGTTGATTGGGAATGTGAACGCACCTTGTCAAAATGGATTCCTAGAAGACTGG GAGGTGGATTTGGTGGCAGGAAAGAATCTGGTCAACTTCGCTTTGGAGGTACAGATAGGCCCCACCGGAAGCCAATCATTGTGAGTCAACAGCACCACAGTAGAGGTGAGGTACTAGACCGAGGTAATGAGAGGTGGAGAGAAAGACATCCTGACAGGTATAGAGATGATCGATCTACTGGATACAGAGCCATGAGTAGACATAGAAGAAAAGGTGATGACAGAGACGGTGGTAGTTACTATGATAGACACCGAGGGGGACATGAGGAGAGGTCTACCCACAGAGACAGAGATAGAAATAGAGGGGAACATGAGGGGAGGTTTGCTCACACAGACAGAGACAAAGATACACACCGAGGGGGACATGGGGAGAGGTCTCCCCACAGAGACAGAGACGGAGATAGAGACAGAGGGGAACATGGTGAGAGGTCTCCCCACAGACACAGAGACAGAGATAGAGACAGAGGGGAACATGGTGAGAGGTCTCCCCACAGACACAGAGACGGAGATAGAGACAAAGGGGAACATGGTGAGAGGTCTCCCCATAGAGACAGAGGGGAACATGGTGAAAGATCTCCCCACAGACACAGAGACGGAGATAGAGACAGAGGGGAACATGGTGAGAGGTCTGCTCACACAGACAGAGACAAAGATCGTCACAAAGAAAGAAGTAGAAGCAATACTGAGCAGAGCACAGTGGCAGGAGGGAATGATGTATCAAACTCTAACATTAAGACAGAGAGTGAGTGTGTTGTCAACGGGCCAAGACTGCTGAATTCAAGAAACACTCTGGATCCTGATATTAAGATTAAACAGGAAAAAGACTGA